TGCCGTGCAAGGTATTCCTTCCGCGATAACACGGTCGCGAATGGCATCAAGTTCCTCGTGGGTAGCCTTCAAGAGCGCATGATCCGGGGTCTCACGGTCAATGGTATAAATCATCACTTCTTGCGGTCTGATGCTCTTGACAGCCTGCAACCATGGGTCGACAAACTGCTCCTGCGTGTTGTCTACATCGATTCCGTCTTCGGTTTTGCCTTTCATAAACATGGATTGAATAATGACATGCCCCTTAAAAAGCTTCAAGCCTTCAATGATTTTGTGGATATCATACGAGGATTGCAATGGGCGATCCACCGTCCGGATATAGTCCATGTCGACCGTGTCCACTTTCAGTATGTTGTTGTCTACCTTCATCAACGCCTCACGGACACTGTCGTTAAAAATGAAAGTGCTGTTGCTGAGCACGCTGATTTTGGCCTTGGGACAGTATTGGTTGCGCAGTTTGATGGTGTCTTCGATGATTGCCTTGAAATCAGGATGACCTGTAGGTTCGCCGTTCCCCGCAAAAGTCAGTACGTCGGGAAACTCCTCATGTGCGTGCATTTCGCGCAGTTTGGTCTCTAACTGCGTGGCCACTTCCTCGCGTGTAGGTCGCTTTTGAGTAGGCACATGCTGCTTGTTGAAGCCGCATTCGCAATAGATGCAGTCGAAAGTACACACCTTACCGTCGGCCGGCATAAGGTTGATGCCTAATGAAATCCCCAATCTGCGACTGTGAACAGGGCCGAAAATGGGAGAGGGATAAATGATTGTGCTCATATTTGTGACAAAGATAGCGAAATATATCAGGATTACAGGTGTTGCTACTAAATTAGAATGATTTAATAGTTAATGGAGGTTAAACTATTGTATGACGGCGAATTAAGCATTATCTTTGCAAGATATTTGGTGTATTATACGCTGTTGTGGAATGAGAAAGAAACGTAAAGCTGCTCGCAATCGTCATGGATTGCAGGTTGTTACTTTGTGTATCAGCACGGCTATGGTGTTGATTTTGTTGGGAATTGTCGTCTTTTCTGTGCTTACAGCCAGGAATATGTCAACCTATGTAAAGGAGAATCTTGTTGTGACGATGATGCTTCAGGATGATATGACCAATCCCGAAGCACAGCAACTTTGCAGTCGTTTGCATCAGTATTCCTATATCAACAAAGTGGATTTCATCAGTAAGGAGCAGGCTTTGAAGGAGCAGACACAGGCTTTGGGAACAGATCCTTCGGAGTTTATCGGCATCAATCCGTTTCAGGCTTCCATAGAGATTAAGCTCAAAGGTGACTATGCCAACAACGATTCTTTGAAATGGATTACCAAGGAATTGAAGCGTTATCCTAAGGTGGGTAATATCACCTATCAGAAAGGTTTGATGGAAAGTGTCAACACGTTCTTGCAGAAAATCAGTTTTGTTCTGTTGATATTGGCGGGCTTGCTGACGTTTGTGTCGTTCTCACTCATCAGCAACACCGTGCGCTTGAGTATCTATGCACGTCGTTTCTCCATTCATACGATGAAGTTGGTCGGTGCCTCATGGGGGTTCATTCGCCGTCCGTTTGTGTGGCGGTCAGTGGCAGTCGGCATCGTTGCAGCTTTGTTGGCAGTGATCGTTTTGGGCTGTTTTGTCTATGCACTCTACACGTATGAACCCGAAATCTTGACGGTGGTTACCCCCGAAGTGATGGTGATAACGGCCTTGGCTGTGTTCCTTTTTGGCATCATCATCACGGCAATCTGTGCGAGTCTTTCAGTCAACAAGTTCCTGAAGATGAAAGCCGGCGAACTGTATAAAATTTGATTTCAATGCTTGTGATGGGTTATTTGTGCGTGTGGCAAGGCTCAAAGCAGGAAAACATATAACAGAAAACAATTTATGGACAAAAAGAATTTAGCATTCGATAAGGTCAACTTCATCCTGTTGGCCATAGGAATGGCAGTTGTTATTTTGGGCTTTATCCTCATGAGTGGGAGTGGTTCTACAGAGCAAGCCTTTAATCCGGAGGTGTTCAGTACGATGAGAATAAAGGTTGCTCCGGTAGTTTGTTTCGTCGGTTTTGTGTCGATTATCTACGCAATCATCCGTAAACCAAAAGACATCAACACCGAGGAAGACTAATGGATTTCATTCAAACGCTCATCATTGCGATTGTTGAAGGACTGACAGAGTTCCTTCCTGTGTCGTCAACAGGACACATGATTATCACGCAGAACCTGCTCGGTGTGCCACAGGGTGACCCTTTTGTTCATGCGTTTACATTCATTATTCAGTTTGGAGCCATTCTTTCGGTGGTGTGCCTTTATTGGAAACGTTTCTTCCAGATGCGCACCAAAGAAGAGTTCTTCAGTAAGATGAAGTTCTATGGACTGCTGATAGTAGGCGTCATACCTGCGGTTATCGTAGGTTTGTTGGCCAAGAAGAGTGGTCTGCTTGATAGATTGCTCGACAGTGTTGAAGTTGTTGCGGTAACCTTAGTGCTGGGAGGTGTGTTCATGTTGTTCTGTGATCGCCTCTTCAATAAGGGCACTG
The nucleotide sequence above comes from Segatella oris. Encoded proteins:
- a CDS encoding radical SAM protein, encoding MSTIIYPSPIFGPVHSRRLGISLGINLMPADGKVCTFDCIYCECGFNKQHVPTQKRPTREEVATQLETKLREMHAHEEFPDVLTFAGNGEPTGHPDFKAIIEDTIKLRNQYCPKAKISVLSNSTFIFNDSVREALMKVDNNILKVDTVDMDYIRTVDRPLQSSYDIHKIIEGLKLFKGHVIIQSMFMKGKTEDGIDVDNTQEQFVDPWLQAVKSIRPQEVMIYTIDRETPDHALLKATHEELDAIRDRVIAEGIPCTASY
- a CDS encoding DUF3098 domain-containing protein: MDKKNLAFDKVNFILLAIGMAVVILGFILMSGSGSTEQAFNPEVFSTMRIKVAPVVCFVGFVSIIYAIIRKPKDINTEED
- a CDS encoding cell division protein FtsX, which translates into the protein MRKKRKAARNRHGLQVVTLCISTAMVLILLGIVVFSVLTARNMSTYVKENLVVTMMLQDDMTNPEAQQLCSRLHQYSYINKVDFISKEQALKEQTQALGTDPSEFIGINPFQASIEIKLKGDYANNDSLKWITKELKRYPKVGNITYQKGLMESVNTFLQKISFVLLILAGLLTFVSFSLISNTVRLSIYARRFSIHTMKLVGASWGFIRRPFVWRSVAVGIVAALLAVIVLGCFVYALYTYEPEILTVVTPEVMVITALAVFLFGIIITAICASLSVNKFLKMKAGELYKI